From Neodiprion pinetum isolate iyNeoPine1 chromosome 7, iyNeoPine1.2, whole genome shotgun sequence, a single genomic window includes:
- the hppy gene encoding mitogen-activated protein kinase kinase kinase kinase 5 isoform X4, with product MAGNVNALSSDISRRNPQDEYELIQRIGSGTYGDVYKAKRLSMNDLAAIKVIKLEPGDDFAIIQQEILMMKDCKHPNIIAYYGSYLRRDKLWICMEYCGGGSLQDIYHITGPLSEIQIAYMCRETLLGLSYLHEKGKMHRDIKGANILLTENGDVKLADFGVSAQITATINKRKSFIGTPYWMAPEVAAVERKGGYNQLCDIWACGITAIELAELQPPMFDLHPMRALFLMSKSGFKPPTLKDRDKWSPTFHNFVKVALTKNPKKRPTADKLLQHAFFQGDMSKRLALELLQKVSNPSHMFTELEPDDDGAVPNVPQRIASRHTARSRPKSPIPQLDSDDRINLGEDTLQRESVAPSVDSNPAWDIIDIMNNVKTVHNCDVHPDCGIGTAFEDVPEKSLLQYIDEELLLRGNAMSMVAGHCDQLYSLQATLPLGESSGDCEVHRDYYNNVTGSQASPRRHSSVDELYSLVSGSLSLAAVSGQRQRSLSDSAPRDDLPRSNGDGNEAPGNGEGEGVGPDLLTDTPPIPPRRRDRKRHTPPRPVSNGLPPTPKVHMGACFSKVFNGCPLRIHCTASWIHPDTRDQHLLIAAEEGIYNLNLNELHETAIDQLYPRRTIWMYVIKDVLMSLSGKTPQLYRHDLLAMQSKQTHRFSLHMNRIPERLVPRKFALTTKVPDTKGCSKCCVGRNPYNGYKYLCGAMPAGIFLMQWYDPLNKFMLLKHFDCTLPSPLNVFEMVITPEMEYPMVCVSVKQAYQQNKLKLDLVNMNSGASWFHSDELEDMDGSATVIPRRENLQVINVTQLEKDAILVCYDNLIKVVTLVGNPRVSKKQISELQFHFQIESIICLPDSVLAFHKHGMQGRSFKNGDITQEIVDPSRTYRLLGSDKVVMLESHLVHTGTLTESEGADLYILAGHEASY from the exons ATGGCAGGTAACGTGAACGCGTTGTCCAGTGATATAAGTCGACGAAATCCGCAGGATGAATACGAACTGATACAGAGGATAGGCAGTGGTACCTACGGCGACGTTTATAAG GCAAAAAGACTTTCCATGAACGATCTCGCTGCTATCAAGGTTATCAAACTCGAGCCAG GGGATGATTTTGCAATTATTCAACAAGAAATCTTAATGATGAAAGACTGCAAGCATCCCAATATCATCGCGTACTACGGAAGCTATCTTAGAAGGGATAAACTATGGATTTGCATGGAGTACTGCGGGGGTGGTTCTCTCCAAGACATATACCACA TTACTGGACCACTCTCGGAGATTCAGATAGCTTACATGTGCAGAGAGACGCTACTTGGGCTATCCTATCTCCACGAGAAAGGAAAGATGCACAGAGATATCAAAGGTGCGAATATACTGCTCACGGAGAACGGGGATGTAAAACTTGCAGATTTTGGCGTATCTGCTCAAATCACAGCTACGATAAACAAGAGAAAAAGTTTCATAGGAACACCTTACTGGATGGCGCCTGAG GTTGCAGCTGTTGAGAGGAAGGGTGGTTATAATCAGCTCTGTGATATTTGGGCTTGTGGAATAACAGCTATCGAGCTGGCAGAGCTACAACCTCCTATGTTTGATCTGCACCCTATGAGAGCGCTTTTTCTCATGTCAAAATCTGGCTTCAAGCCCCCAACGTTGAAAGATAGGGATAAGTGGAGTCCGACGTTTCACAATTTCGTCAAAGTTGCTCTGACTAAAAATCCTAAGAAAAGACCGACGGCGGATAAATTATTGCAG CACGCCTTTTTCCAAGGTGATATGAGTAAAAGACTGGCTTTGGAATTGCTCCAAAAAGTATCGAATCCAAGTCACATGTTCACAGAACTTGAACCCGACGATGACGGTGCGGTACCAAACGTCCCCCAGCGTATAGCGTCACGGCACACTGCCAGATCCCGACCAAAAAGTCCCATTCCACAGTTAGATAGCGATG ATCGAATTAATTTAGGTGAGGATACGTTACAGAGAGAATCAGTAGCCCCTTCTGTAGATAGTAATCCCGCCTGGGATATCATAGACATCATGAACAACGTCAAG ACTGTACATAATTGTGACGTGCATCCGGATTGTGGAATAGGAACTGCGTTCGAAGATGTCCCAGAAAA GAGTCTATTGCAGTACATTGATGAGGAGTTGTTGCTAAG GGGGAATGCAATGTCGATGGTTGCTGGGCATTGCGATCAGCTATATTCCCTGCA aGCCACTCTGCCTCTTGGAGAATCGTCGGGTGACTGTGAGGTACATCGGGACTACTATAACAACGTGACTG GGTCGCAAGCGAGTCCTAGACGTCACAGCTCTGTGGATGAGTTGTACAGCTTGGTGAGTGGCTCCCTTTCCTTGGCAGCTGTTAGCGGACAACGTCAGCGATCGCTCTCGGACAGTGCACCGAGAGATGACCTGCCAAGGTCCAATG GGGATGGTAACGAAGCACCTGGAAATGGGGAGGGCGAGGGAGTGGGACCCGATCTCTTGACGGACACACCTCCCATACCTCCTCGGCGAAGGGATAGGAAGAGGCATACACCGCCACGGCCTGTGAGCAACGGGCTTCCTCCGACACCAAAAGTGCACATGGGAGCGTGTTTTTCGAAG GTATTCAATGGCTGCCCATTGAGGATACATTGTACAGCAAGTTGGATTCACCCGGACACGAGAGATCAGCACTTACTCATAGCTGCCGAAGAAGGTATCTACAACTTGAATCTGAACGAATTACACGAAACTGCTATCGATCAGCTGTATCCAAGACGAACTATTTGGATGTATGTCATTAAGGACGTCCTCATGTCCTTATCTG GCAAAACTCCTCAGCTGTACAGGCACGACCTTTTGGCAATGCAAAGCAAACAAACGCACAGGTTTTCGTTGCATATGAACAGAATACCCGAGAGATTAGTGCCAAGGAAATTCGCTCTGACCACCAAAGTTCCGGACACAAAGGGGTGTTCGAAATGTTGCGTAGGTCGCAATCCTTATAACGG GTATAAATACCTCTGTGGAGCTATGCCTGcgggaatatttttaatgcaGTGGTATGATCCGCTTAACAAATTTATGCTACTGAAACACTTTGATTGCACATTACCGTCACCTCTGAATGTATTCGAGATGGTTATTACTCCGGAGATGGAATATCCGATGGTATGTGTGTCGGTGAAGCAGGCGTATCaacagaataaattaaaactaGATTTGGTCAACATGAATTCCGGAGCAAGCTGGTTCCATAGCGACGAATTGGAAGACATGGATGGCTCAG CCACCGTTATTCCAAGGAGAGAGAACCTCCAAGTAATAAATGTAACGCAGCTCGAAAAAGACGCGATCTTAGTATGCTATGACA atttaaTTAAGGTAGTGACGCTCGTAGGGAATCCAAGAGTAAGCAAAAAGCAGATCTCGGAGCtccaatttcattttcaaatcgaatctatcA TTTGTTTACCGGACAGCGTATTAGCATTCCATAAACACGGCATGCAAGGAAGGAGTTTTAAAAATGGCGATATAACTCAAGAAATCGTTGATCCAAGTAGAACGTACAGGTTACTTGGATCTGACAA GGTTGTGATGCTGGAGAGCCATTTGGTTCACACAGGAACCTTGACGGAGTCCGAAGGGGCAGATTTGTATATACTCGCGGGACACGAAGCCAGCTATTAG
- the hppy gene encoding mitogen-activated protein kinase kinase kinase kinase 5 isoform X8 has protein sequence MAGNVNALSSDISRRNPQDEYELIQRIGSGTYGDVYKAKRLSMNDLAAIKVIKLEPGDDFAIIQQEILMMKDCKHPNIIAYYGSYLRRDKLWICMEYCGGGSLQDIYHITGPLSEIQIAYMCRETLLGLSYLHEKGKMHRDIKGANILLTENGDVKLADFGVSAQITATINKRKSFIGTPYWMAPEVAAVERKGGYNQLCDIWACGITAIELAELQPPMFDLHPMRALFLMSKSGFKPPTLKDRDKWSPTFHNFVKVALTKNPKKRPTADKLLQHAFFQGDMSKRLALELLQKVSNPSHMFTELEPDDDGAVPNVPQRIASRHTARSRPKSPIPQLDSDDRINLGEDTLQRESVAPSVDSNPAWDIIDIMNNVKTVHNCDVHPDCGIGTAFEDVPEKATLPLGESSGDCEVHRDYYNNVTGSQASPRRHSSVDELYSLVSGSLSLAAVSGQRQRSLSDSAPRDDLPRSNGDGNEAPGNGEGEGVGPDLLTDTPPIPPRRRDRKRHTPPRPVSNGLPPTPKVHMGACFSKVFNGCPLRIHCTASWIHPDTRDQHLLIAAEEGIYNLNLNELHETAIDQLYPRRTIWMYVIKDVLMSLSGKTPQLYRHDLLAMQSKQTHRFSLHMNRIPERLVPRKFALTTKVPDTKGCSKCCVGRNPYNGYKYLCGAMPAGIFLMQWYDPLNKFMLLKHFDCTLPSPLNVFEMVITPEMEYPMVCVSVKQAYQQNKLKLDLVNMNSGASWFHSDELEDMDGSATVIPRRENLQVINVTQLEKDAILVCYDNLIKVVTLVGNPRVSKKQISELQFHFQIESIICLPDSVLAFHKHGMQGRSFKNGDITQEIVDPSRTYRLLGSDKVVMLESHLVHTGTLTESEGADLYILAGHEASY, from the exons ATGGCAGGTAACGTGAACGCGTTGTCCAGTGATATAAGTCGACGAAATCCGCAGGATGAATACGAACTGATACAGAGGATAGGCAGTGGTACCTACGGCGACGTTTATAAG GCAAAAAGACTTTCCATGAACGATCTCGCTGCTATCAAGGTTATCAAACTCGAGCCAG GGGATGATTTTGCAATTATTCAACAAGAAATCTTAATGATGAAAGACTGCAAGCATCCCAATATCATCGCGTACTACGGAAGCTATCTTAGAAGGGATAAACTATGGATTTGCATGGAGTACTGCGGGGGTGGTTCTCTCCAAGACATATACCACA TTACTGGACCACTCTCGGAGATTCAGATAGCTTACATGTGCAGAGAGACGCTACTTGGGCTATCCTATCTCCACGAGAAAGGAAAGATGCACAGAGATATCAAAGGTGCGAATATACTGCTCACGGAGAACGGGGATGTAAAACTTGCAGATTTTGGCGTATCTGCTCAAATCACAGCTACGATAAACAAGAGAAAAAGTTTCATAGGAACACCTTACTGGATGGCGCCTGAG GTTGCAGCTGTTGAGAGGAAGGGTGGTTATAATCAGCTCTGTGATATTTGGGCTTGTGGAATAACAGCTATCGAGCTGGCAGAGCTACAACCTCCTATGTTTGATCTGCACCCTATGAGAGCGCTTTTTCTCATGTCAAAATCTGGCTTCAAGCCCCCAACGTTGAAAGATAGGGATAAGTGGAGTCCGACGTTTCACAATTTCGTCAAAGTTGCTCTGACTAAAAATCCTAAGAAAAGACCGACGGCGGATAAATTATTGCAG CACGCCTTTTTCCAAGGTGATATGAGTAAAAGACTGGCTTTGGAATTGCTCCAAAAAGTATCGAATCCAAGTCACATGTTCACAGAACTTGAACCCGACGATGACGGTGCGGTACCAAACGTCCCCCAGCGTATAGCGTCACGGCACACTGCCAGATCCCGACCAAAAAGTCCCATTCCACAGTTAGATAGCGATG ATCGAATTAATTTAGGTGAGGATACGTTACAGAGAGAATCAGTAGCCCCTTCTGTAGATAGTAATCCCGCCTGGGATATCATAGACATCATGAACAACGTCAAG ACTGTACATAATTGTGACGTGCATCCGGATTGTGGAATAGGAACTGCGTTCGAAGATGTCCCAGAAAA aGCCACTCTGCCTCTTGGAGAATCGTCGGGTGACTGTGAGGTACATCGGGACTACTATAACAACGTGACTG GGTCGCAAGCGAGTCCTAGACGTCACAGCTCTGTGGATGAGTTGTACAGCTTGGTGAGTGGCTCCCTTTCCTTGGCAGCTGTTAGCGGACAACGTCAGCGATCGCTCTCGGACAGTGCACCGAGAGATGACCTGCCAAGGTCCAATG GGGATGGTAACGAAGCACCTGGAAATGGGGAGGGCGAGGGAGTGGGACCCGATCTCTTGACGGACACACCTCCCATACCTCCTCGGCGAAGGGATAGGAAGAGGCATACACCGCCACGGCCTGTGAGCAACGGGCTTCCTCCGACACCAAAAGTGCACATGGGAGCGTGTTTTTCGAAG GTATTCAATGGCTGCCCATTGAGGATACATTGTACAGCAAGTTGGATTCACCCGGACACGAGAGATCAGCACTTACTCATAGCTGCCGAAGAAGGTATCTACAACTTGAATCTGAACGAATTACACGAAACTGCTATCGATCAGCTGTATCCAAGACGAACTATTTGGATGTATGTCATTAAGGACGTCCTCATGTCCTTATCTG GCAAAACTCCTCAGCTGTACAGGCACGACCTTTTGGCAATGCAAAGCAAACAAACGCACAGGTTTTCGTTGCATATGAACAGAATACCCGAGAGATTAGTGCCAAGGAAATTCGCTCTGACCACCAAAGTTCCGGACACAAAGGGGTGTTCGAAATGTTGCGTAGGTCGCAATCCTTATAACGG GTATAAATACCTCTGTGGAGCTATGCCTGcgggaatatttttaatgcaGTGGTATGATCCGCTTAACAAATTTATGCTACTGAAACACTTTGATTGCACATTACCGTCACCTCTGAATGTATTCGAGATGGTTATTACTCCGGAGATGGAATATCCGATGGTATGTGTGTCGGTGAAGCAGGCGTATCaacagaataaattaaaactaGATTTGGTCAACATGAATTCCGGAGCAAGCTGGTTCCATAGCGACGAATTGGAAGACATGGATGGCTCAG CCACCGTTATTCCAAGGAGAGAGAACCTCCAAGTAATAAATGTAACGCAGCTCGAAAAAGACGCGATCTTAGTATGCTATGACA atttaaTTAAGGTAGTGACGCTCGTAGGGAATCCAAGAGTAAGCAAAAAGCAGATCTCGGAGCtccaatttcattttcaaatcgaatctatcA TTTGTTTACCGGACAGCGTATTAGCATTCCATAAACACGGCATGCAAGGAAGGAGTTTTAAAAATGGCGATATAACTCAAGAAATCGTTGATCCAAGTAGAACGTACAGGTTACTTGGATCTGACAA GGTTGTGATGCTGGAGAGCCATTTGGTTCACACAGGAACCTTGACGGAGTCCGAAGGGGCAGATTTGTATATACTCGCGGGACACGAAGCCAGCTATTAG
- the hppy gene encoding mitogen-activated protein kinase kinase kinase kinase 5 isoform X11: protein MAGNVNALSSDISRRNPQDEYELIQRIGSGTYGDVYKAKRLSMNDLAAIKVIKLEPGDDFAIIQQEILMMKDCKHPNIIAYYGSYLRRDKLWICMEYCGGGSLQDIYHITGPLSEIQIAYMCRETLLGLSYLHEKGKMHRDIKGANILLTENGDVKLADFGVSAQITATINKRKSFIGTPYWMAPEVAAVERKGGYNQLCDIWACGITAIELAELQPPMFDLHPMRALFLMSKSGFKPPTLKDRDKWSPTFHNFVKVALTKNPKKRPTADKLLQHAFFQGDMSKRLALELLQKVSNPSHMFTELEPDDDGAVPNVPQRIASRHTARSRPKSPIPQLDSDDRINLGEDTLQRESVAPSVDSNPAWDIIDIMNNVKTVHNCDVHPDCGIGTAFEDVPEKATLPLGESSGDCEVHRDYYNNVTGDGNEAPGNGEGEGVGPDLLTDTPPIPPRRRDRKRHTPPRPVSNGLPPTPKVHMGACFSKVFNGCPLRIHCTASWIHPDTRDQHLLIAAEEGIYNLNLNELHETAIDQLYPRRTIWMYVIKDVLMSLSGKTPQLYRHDLLAMQSKQTHRFSLHMNRIPERLVPRKFALTTKVPDTKGCSKCCVGRNPYNGYKYLCGAMPAGIFLMQWYDPLNKFMLLKHFDCTLPSPLNVFEMVITPEMEYPMVCVSVKQAYQQNKLKLDLVNMNSGASWFHSDELEDMDGSATVIPRRENLQVINVTQLEKDAILVCYDNLIKVVTLVGNPRVSKKQISELQFHFQIESIICLPDSVLAFHKHGMQGRSFKNGDITQEIVDPSRTYRLLGSDKVVMLESHLVHTGTLTESEGADLYILAGHEASY, encoded by the exons ATGGCAGGTAACGTGAACGCGTTGTCCAGTGATATAAGTCGACGAAATCCGCAGGATGAATACGAACTGATACAGAGGATAGGCAGTGGTACCTACGGCGACGTTTATAAG GCAAAAAGACTTTCCATGAACGATCTCGCTGCTATCAAGGTTATCAAACTCGAGCCAG GGGATGATTTTGCAATTATTCAACAAGAAATCTTAATGATGAAAGACTGCAAGCATCCCAATATCATCGCGTACTACGGAAGCTATCTTAGAAGGGATAAACTATGGATTTGCATGGAGTACTGCGGGGGTGGTTCTCTCCAAGACATATACCACA TTACTGGACCACTCTCGGAGATTCAGATAGCTTACATGTGCAGAGAGACGCTACTTGGGCTATCCTATCTCCACGAGAAAGGAAAGATGCACAGAGATATCAAAGGTGCGAATATACTGCTCACGGAGAACGGGGATGTAAAACTTGCAGATTTTGGCGTATCTGCTCAAATCACAGCTACGATAAACAAGAGAAAAAGTTTCATAGGAACACCTTACTGGATGGCGCCTGAG GTTGCAGCTGTTGAGAGGAAGGGTGGTTATAATCAGCTCTGTGATATTTGGGCTTGTGGAATAACAGCTATCGAGCTGGCAGAGCTACAACCTCCTATGTTTGATCTGCACCCTATGAGAGCGCTTTTTCTCATGTCAAAATCTGGCTTCAAGCCCCCAACGTTGAAAGATAGGGATAAGTGGAGTCCGACGTTTCACAATTTCGTCAAAGTTGCTCTGACTAAAAATCCTAAGAAAAGACCGACGGCGGATAAATTATTGCAG CACGCCTTTTTCCAAGGTGATATGAGTAAAAGACTGGCTTTGGAATTGCTCCAAAAAGTATCGAATCCAAGTCACATGTTCACAGAACTTGAACCCGACGATGACGGTGCGGTACCAAACGTCCCCCAGCGTATAGCGTCACGGCACACTGCCAGATCCCGACCAAAAAGTCCCATTCCACAGTTAGATAGCGATG ATCGAATTAATTTAGGTGAGGATACGTTACAGAGAGAATCAGTAGCCCCTTCTGTAGATAGTAATCCCGCCTGGGATATCATAGACATCATGAACAACGTCAAG ACTGTACATAATTGTGACGTGCATCCGGATTGTGGAATAGGAACTGCGTTCGAAGATGTCCCAGAAAA aGCCACTCTGCCTCTTGGAGAATCGTCGGGTGACTGTGAGGTACATCGGGACTACTATAACAACGTGACTG GGGATGGTAACGAAGCACCTGGAAATGGGGAGGGCGAGGGAGTGGGACCCGATCTCTTGACGGACACACCTCCCATACCTCCTCGGCGAAGGGATAGGAAGAGGCATACACCGCCACGGCCTGTGAGCAACGGGCTTCCTCCGACACCAAAAGTGCACATGGGAGCGTGTTTTTCGAAG GTATTCAATGGCTGCCCATTGAGGATACATTGTACAGCAAGTTGGATTCACCCGGACACGAGAGATCAGCACTTACTCATAGCTGCCGAAGAAGGTATCTACAACTTGAATCTGAACGAATTACACGAAACTGCTATCGATCAGCTGTATCCAAGACGAACTATTTGGATGTATGTCATTAAGGACGTCCTCATGTCCTTATCTG GCAAAACTCCTCAGCTGTACAGGCACGACCTTTTGGCAATGCAAAGCAAACAAACGCACAGGTTTTCGTTGCATATGAACAGAATACCCGAGAGATTAGTGCCAAGGAAATTCGCTCTGACCACCAAAGTTCCGGACACAAAGGGGTGTTCGAAATGTTGCGTAGGTCGCAATCCTTATAACGG GTATAAATACCTCTGTGGAGCTATGCCTGcgggaatatttttaatgcaGTGGTATGATCCGCTTAACAAATTTATGCTACTGAAACACTTTGATTGCACATTACCGTCACCTCTGAATGTATTCGAGATGGTTATTACTCCGGAGATGGAATATCCGATGGTATGTGTGTCGGTGAAGCAGGCGTATCaacagaataaattaaaactaGATTTGGTCAACATGAATTCCGGAGCAAGCTGGTTCCATAGCGACGAATTGGAAGACATGGATGGCTCAG CCACCGTTATTCCAAGGAGAGAGAACCTCCAAGTAATAAATGTAACGCAGCTCGAAAAAGACGCGATCTTAGTATGCTATGACA atttaaTTAAGGTAGTGACGCTCGTAGGGAATCCAAGAGTAAGCAAAAAGCAGATCTCGGAGCtccaatttcattttcaaatcgaatctatcA TTTGTTTACCGGACAGCGTATTAGCATTCCATAAACACGGCATGCAAGGAAGGAGTTTTAAAAATGGCGATATAACTCAAGAAATCGTTGATCCAAGTAGAACGTACAGGTTACTTGGATCTGACAA GGTTGTGATGCTGGAGAGCCATTTGGTTCACACAGGAACCTTGACGGAGTCCGAAGGGGCAGATTTGTATATACTCGCGGGACACGAAGCCAGCTATTAG
- the hppy gene encoding mitogen-activated protein kinase kinase kinase kinase 5 isoform X5: protein MAGNVNALSSDISRRNPQDEYELIQRIGSGTYGDVYKAKRLSMNDLAAIKVIKLEPGDDFAIIQQEILMMKDCKHPNIIAYYGSYLRRDKLWICMEYCGGGSLQDIYHITGPLSEIQIAYMCRETLLGLSYLHEKGKMHRDIKGANILLTENGDVKLADFGVSAQITATINKRKSFIGTPYWMAPEVAAVERKGGYNQLCDIWACGITAIELAELQPPMFDLHPMRALFLMSKSGFKPPTLKDRDKWSPTFHNFVKVALTKNPKKRPTADKLLQHAFFQGDMSKRLALELLQKVSNPSHMFTELEPDDDGAVPNVPQRIASRHTARSRPKSPIPQLDSDDRINLGEDTLQRESVAPSVDSNPAWDIIDIMNNVKTVHNCDVHPDCGIGTAFEDVPEKGNAMSMVAGHCDQLYSLQATLPLGESSGDCEVHRDYYNNVTGSQASPRRHSSVDELYSLVSGSLSLAAVSGQRQRSLSDSAPRDDLPRSNGDGNEAPGNGEGEGVGPDLLTDTPPIPPRRRDRKRHTPPRPVSNGLPPTPKVHMGACFSKVFNGCPLRIHCTASWIHPDTRDQHLLIAAEEGIYNLNLNELHETAIDQLYPRRTIWMYVIKDVLMSLSGKTPQLYRHDLLAMQSKQTHRFSLHMNRIPERLVPRKFALTTKVPDTKGCSKCCVGRNPYNGYKYLCGAMPAGIFLMQWYDPLNKFMLLKHFDCTLPSPLNVFEMVITPEMEYPMVCVSVKQAYQQNKLKLDLVNMNSGASWFHSDELEDMDGSATVIPRRENLQVINVTQLEKDAILVCYDNLIKVVTLVGNPRVSKKQISELQFHFQIESIICLPDSVLAFHKHGMQGRSFKNGDITQEIVDPSRTYRLLGSDKVVMLESHLVHTGTLTESEGADLYILAGHEASY from the exons ATGGCAGGTAACGTGAACGCGTTGTCCAGTGATATAAGTCGACGAAATCCGCAGGATGAATACGAACTGATACAGAGGATAGGCAGTGGTACCTACGGCGACGTTTATAAG GCAAAAAGACTTTCCATGAACGATCTCGCTGCTATCAAGGTTATCAAACTCGAGCCAG GGGATGATTTTGCAATTATTCAACAAGAAATCTTAATGATGAAAGACTGCAAGCATCCCAATATCATCGCGTACTACGGAAGCTATCTTAGAAGGGATAAACTATGGATTTGCATGGAGTACTGCGGGGGTGGTTCTCTCCAAGACATATACCACA TTACTGGACCACTCTCGGAGATTCAGATAGCTTACATGTGCAGAGAGACGCTACTTGGGCTATCCTATCTCCACGAGAAAGGAAAGATGCACAGAGATATCAAAGGTGCGAATATACTGCTCACGGAGAACGGGGATGTAAAACTTGCAGATTTTGGCGTATCTGCTCAAATCACAGCTACGATAAACAAGAGAAAAAGTTTCATAGGAACACCTTACTGGATGGCGCCTGAG GTTGCAGCTGTTGAGAGGAAGGGTGGTTATAATCAGCTCTGTGATATTTGGGCTTGTGGAATAACAGCTATCGAGCTGGCAGAGCTACAACCTCCTATGTTTGATCTGCACCCTATGAGAGCGCTTTTTCTCATGTCAAAATCTGGCTTCAAGCCCCCAACGTTGAAAGATAGGGATAAGTGGAGTCCGACGTTTCACAATTTCGTCAAAGTTGCTCTGACTAAAAATCCTAAGAAAAGACCGACGGCGGATAAATTATTGCAG CACGCCTTTTTCCAAGGTGATATGAGTAAAAGACTGGCTTTGGAATTGCTCCAAAAAGTATCGAATCCAAGTCACATGTTCACAGAACTTGAACCCGACGATGACGGTGCGGTACCAAACGTCCCCCAGCGTATAGCGTCACGGCACACTGCCAGATCCCGACCAAAAAGTCCCATTCCACAGTTAGATAGCGATG ATCGAATTAATTTAGGTGAGGATACGTTACAGAGAGAATCAGTAGCCCCTTCTGTAGATAGTAATCCCGCCTGGGATATCATAGACATCATGAACAACGTCAAG ACTGTACATAATTGTGACGTGCATCCGGATTGTGGAATAGGAACTGCGTTCGAAGATGTCCCAGAAAA GGGGAATGCAATGTCGATGGTTGCTGGGCATTGCGATCAGCTATATTCCCTGCA aGCCACTCTGCCTCTTGGAGAATCGTCGGGTGACTGTGAGGTACATCGGGACTACTATAACAACGTGACTG GGTCGCAAGCGAGTCCTAGACGTCACAGCTCTGTGGATGAGTTGTACAGCTTGGTGAGTGGCTCCCTTTCCTTGGCAGCTGTTAGCGGACAACGTCAGCGATCGCTCTCGGACAGTGCACCGAGAGATGACCTGCCAAGGTCCAATG GGGATGGTAACGAAGCACCTGGAAATGGGGAGGGCGAGGGAGTGGGACCCGATCTCTTGACGGACACACCTCCCATACCTCCTCGGCGAAGGGATAGGAAGAGGCATACACCGCCACGGCCTGTGAGCAACGGGCTTCCTCCGACACCAAAAGTGCACATGGGAGCGTGTTTTTCGAAG GTATTCAATGGCTGCCCATTGAGGATACATTGTACAGCAAGTTGGATTCACCCGGACACGAGAGATCAGCACTTACTCATAGCTGCCGAAGAAGGTATCTACAACTTGAATCTGAACGAATTACACGAAACTGCTATCGATCAGCTGTATCCAAGACGAACTATTTGGATGTATGTCATTAAGGACGTCCTCATGTCCTTATCTG GCAAAACTCCTCAGCTGTACAGGCACGACCTTTTGGCAATGCAAAGCAAACAAACGCACAGGTTTTCGTTGCATATGAACAGAATACCCGAGAGATTAGTGCCAAGGAAATTCGCTCTGACCACCAAAGTTCCGGACACAAAGGGGTGTTCGAAATGTTGCGTAGGTCGCAATCCTTATAACGG GTATAAATACCTCTGTGGAGCTATGCCTGcgggaatatttttaatgcaGTGGTATGATCCGCTTAACAAATTTATGCTACTGAAACACTTTGATTGCACATTACCGTCACCTCTGAATGTATTCGAGATGGTTATTACTCCGGAGATGGAATATCCGATGGTATGTGTGTCGGTGAAGCAGGCGTATCaacagaataaattaaaactaGATTTGGTCAACATGAATTCCGGAGCAAGCTGGTTCCATAGCGACGAATTGGAAGACATGGATGGCTCAG CCACCGTTATTCCAAGGAGAGAGAACCTCCAAGTAATAAATGTAACGCAGCTCGAAAAAGACGCGATCTTAGTATGCTATGACA atttaaTTAAGGTAGTGACGCTCGTAGGGAATCCAAGAGTAAGCAAAAAGCAGATCTCGGAGCtccaatttcattttcaaatcgaatctatcA TTTGTTTACCGGACAGCGTATTAGCATTCCATAAACACGGCATGCAAGGAAGGAGTTTTAAAAATGGCGATATAACTCAAGAAATCGTTGATCCAAGTAGAACGTACAGGTTACTTGGATCTGACAA GGTTGTGATGCTGGAGAGCCATTTGGTTCACACAGGAACCTTGACGGAGTCCGAAGGGGCAGATTTGTATATACTCGCGGGACACGAAGCCAGCTATTAG